The following proteins are encoded in a genomic region of Opitutaceae bacterium:
- a CDS encoding cytochrome c, whose product MSPDKPKPSNPKVEQAGASDESIQHVHAILLREKQEPAEGYSPMPLFILGFVSAVIFIVSIYFVHNRAGFDPLAYDERFDTAMLAKAGGGGAAAVDPLVAGKRLYNTCATCHQLSGQGVAGVYPPLAGSEWVTGSEERLIRILVHGLNGPVTVKGNTYNGAMPAFGNVAESGYKWSDDKIAHVLTYIRHEWGNNAPAVTVEKVKEVRTQTAVDRKKPWTAAELEAIP is encoded by the coding sequence GTGAGCCCTGACAAACCCAAGCCTTCCAATCCGAAGGTTGAACAAGCAGGAGCGTCAGACGAGAGCATCCAGCACGTCCATGCGATTCTACTCCGAGAGAAACAGGAACCAGCGGAAGGTTATTCGCCGATGCCCCTGTTCATACTCGGGTTTGTGTCTGCGGTGATCTTCATCGTCTCGATCTATTTTGTGCATAATCGGGCAGGTTTTGATCCGCTTGCCTACGATGAGCGTTTCGATACTGCGATGCTAGCGAAAGCGGGTGGTGGCGGCGCGGCTGCGGTCGACCCGTTGGTTGCCGGCAAGCGCCTGTATAACACGTGTGCAACCTGTCACCAGCTGAGTGGTCAGGGCGTTGCTGGGGTTTACCCACCGCTTGCGGGGTCTGAGTGGGTGACCGGAAGTGAAGAGCGCTTGATTCGCATTTTGGTCCACGGCCTGAACGGGCCGGTAACCGTCAAGGGCAATACTTATAATGGAGCCATGCCCGCGTTTGGAAACGTTGCTGAGAGCGGGTACAAGTGGAGCGATGACAAGATCGCGCATGTGCTGACCTACATCCGCCATGAGTGGGGCAATAACGCTCCTGCCGTCACGGTGGAGAAGGTGAAGGAAGTTCGGACTCAAACTGCAGTCGATCGGAAGAAGCCTTGGACTGCAGCTGAGCTTGAAGCGATTCCCTAA
- a CDS encoding cytochrome c yields the protein MRYAYLVLALIVVATVSILGFRGSTSTRSPMEVFPDMDHQAKYKPQAESPLFADRRADRPLPVGVVARGALRESDHLYRGRTAGGAWSVGYPAELKVDAKFMERGRERYDIYCAPCHGAIGDGNGITKQYGMGATPTYHDDRLRKMAEGELFNTITNGKGNMLSYADKLIPEDRWAVIAYLRALQRAQHGSVADVPESHKAELGIK from the coding sequence ATGCGTTACGCCTATCTCGTCCTTGCGCTGATCGTGGTCGCCACGGTCTCGATCCTCGGCTTCCGCGGATCGACTTCCACGCGCTCGCCCATGGAGGTCTTCCCAGACATGGACCACCAGGCAAAATACAAACCGCAGGCTGAAAGCCCGCTTTTTGCCGACCGTCGCGCCGATCGTCCCCTTCCGGTAGGTGTTGTTGCCCGTGGTGCACTCCGCGAAAGCGATCACCTTTATCGTGGGCGTACCGCCGGGGGTGCGTGGTCAGTCGGTTATCCTGCCGAGCTGAAGGTTGATGCAAAGTTCATGGAGCGCGGGCGTGAGCGCTACGATATCTACTGCGCACCTTGCCACGGCGCCATCGGCGATGGCAACGGCATCACGAAGCAATACGGAATGGGTGCCACGCCGACTTATCATGATGACCGTCTTCGCAAGATGGCTGAGGGCGAACTCTTCAACACCATTACCAATGGCAAAGGGAATATGCTTTCCTATGCTGACAAACTCATCCCTGAGGACCGCTGGGCGGTAATCGCCTACCTGCGTGCCCTGCAGCGAGCTCAACATGGCTCCGTTGCGGATGTCCCCGAATCTCACAAGGCCGAGCTCGGCATCAAATGA
- a CDS encoding YebC/PmpR family DNA-binding transcriptional regulator, translating to MGRQWLHAKRQIVNLKKGQVVGKIVKEITVAAKLGGADITANARLFAAVEKAKKNSVTRDVIERAIKKGAGVGDEKMILEHVVFEGYAPHKVPVIVEVMTDNHQRTAPEIRVLFKKGVLGNAGSNKFLFDHVGIVEAHRADAGADLEAVAIEAGANEFETLTHTQNDDVPEGHSGVRLLTDRTAVHSVSTWLTQNGWAVITSEIGYVAKQFPELNETDRHEVGEFLQALEDHDDVQRVWAALK from the coding sequence ATGGGTCGTCAGTGGCTTCACGCAAAACGGCAGATCGTTAACCTCAAAAAGGGACAGGTCGTCGGAAAAATCGTTAAGGAAATCACCGTCGCCGCCAAACTGGGCGGCGCGGACATCACAGCCAACGCCCGGCTGTTTGCCGCGGTCGAAAAGGCAAAGAAGAACAGCGTGACCCGAGATGTGATCGAACGCGCAATCAAGAAGGGCGCCGGCGTCGGCGACGAAAAGATGATTCTCGAACACGTGGTGTTCGAAGGGTACGCTCCCCACAAGGTGCCTGTCATCGTCGAGGTGATGACGGACAACCACCAGCGGACAGCGCCTGAAATCCGAGTCCTCTTCAAGAAAGGCGTGCTCGGCAACGCCGGTAGCAACAAGTTTCTCTTCGATCACGTCGGGATCGTCGAAGCCCACCGGGCCGACGCAGGGGCAGACCTCGAGGCTGTCGCGATCGAAGCCGGTGCAAACGAATTCGAAACTCTCACCCACACCCAAAACGACGACGTGCCCGAGGGTCACAGCGGAGTCCGCCTGCTCACCGACCGCACCGCCGTGCACTCCGTCTCAACCTGGCTCACGCAGAACGGCTGGGCGGTGATCACGTCGGAAATCGGCTATGTCGCAAAGCAATTCCCGGAATTGAACGAAACGGATCGTCATGAGGTGGGCGAATTCCTCCAAGCCCTCGAAGATCATGACGACGTCCAGCGCGTTTGGGCGGCTTTGAAGTAA
- a CDS encoding cbb3-type cytochrome c oxidase subunit II has translation MNRAPILFLGVFFTLAFSWTGIVLVNQISYGKLQPVYDESENKVFPESISGLAAQGKTVYQDLGCIYCHSQQVRRPGYGTDDKRNWGERQSVARDYIKEQRVMLGTSRTGPDLRNIGARQAGQGGRDWHIRHFWDPQLTSPGSIMPPFKFLFETRQIIKEPSPKSVQHLLPPKAQPQPGYEIVLSSRGEALIEYLLSLKDTYNYPEEAQRFVTEPAKKEGKK, from the coding sequence ATGAATCGCGCCCCAATCCTGTTCCTAGGGGTTTTCTTCACGCTCGCTTTTTCCTGGACCGGCATCGTGCTGGTTAACCAGATCAGCTACGGCAAGCTACAGCCGGTTTACGACGAGAGTGAAAACAAAGTGTTTCCGGAATCAATCTCCGGCCTGGCGGCTCAGGGAAAGACGGTTTACCAGGACCTGGGTTGCATTTACTGTCATTCCCAGCAGGTGCGTCGTCCTGGTTACGGTACGGACGACAAGCGCAACTGGGGTGAGCGGCAAAGTGTCGCACGCGACTACATCAAGGAGCAGCGTGTCATGCTTGGCACGTCCCGTACCGGTCCCGACCTTCGCAACATCGGCGCCCGGCAGGCAGGGCAGGGTGGTCGCGACTGGCATATCCGCCACTTTTGGGATCCCCAGCTGACCTCGCCGGGATCGATCATGCCGCCGTTCAAGTTCTTGTTCGAAACGCGTCAGATTATCAAGGAGCCGTCGCCAAAGTCGGTTCAGCATCTCCTGCCGCCAAAAGCACAACCGCAGCCGGGCTATGAGATTGTGCTCAGTTCCCGCGGCGAAGCCCTCATCGAGTACCTCCTGAGCTTGAAGGACACCTATAATTATCCCGAGGAAGCCCAGCGCTTCGTCACCGAGCCTGCAAAGAAGGAGGGGAAGAAGTGA
- the trpC gene encoding indole-3-glycerol phosphate synthase TrpC: MSDKLTEIMAWKRQEVAPLLREVPLSELAEANARLPRPPSFAEALRPKSGQLGVISEIKRRSPSAGAIKENVSALEQALRYRSAGASALSILTDTKFFGGTLADLKEVTDHFKDHGPALPCLRKDFMVHPIQVLQAREAGASAILIIVRALEDQDIQLLFDSANAAGLDALFEIHNEAELKRAVAHGARIIGVNNRDLAIFKTDLGLSERLIPLFPKEVTAVSESGIFTGDDARRVRRIGAHAVLVGESLMKAEDPSALIREFRA; this comes from the coding sequence ATGTCTGATAAGCTGACCGAGATTATGGCCTGGAAGCGGCAGGAAGTCGCTCCCCTCCTCCGCGAAGTCCCGCTCTCCGAACTGGCGGAGGCAAATGCGCGCCTCCCACGCCCGCCTTCCTTTGCGGAGGCCCTTCGCCCCAAATCGGGGCAATTGGGGGTCATCTCGGAGATCAAACGTCGCTCGCCTTCAGCCGGTGCGATCAAGGAGAATGTCTCGGCGCTTGAGCAGGCCCTGCGGTACCGCTCAGCAGGTGCCAGTGCCCTCTCGATCCTCACGGATACCAAGTTCTTTGGCGGCACCCTTGCCGACCTAAAGGAGGTCACGGACCATTTCAAGGACCATGGACCTGCGCTGCCTTGTTTACGCAAGGATTTCATGGTGCATCCCATCCAGGTGCTCCAAGCGCGGGAAGCAGGCGCGAGCGCGATTCTGATTATCGTGCGCGCACTGGAGGACCAGGACATTCAGCTTCTTTTCGACTCTGCGAATGCAGCCGGACTCGATGCCCTGTTCGAAATCCACAACGAAGCCGAACTGAAGCGCGCCGTCGCCCACGGCGCACGGATCATTGGCGTAAACAACCGGGACCTCGCCATTTTCAAAACCGACCTTGGACTCAGCGAACGCCTGATTCCCCTTTTCCCGAAAGAGGTAACAGCGGTAAGTGAGAGCGGCATCTTCACTGGGGACGATGCTCGGCGCGTCCGCAGGATCGGCGCCCATGCCGTCCTCGTCGGCGAATCATTGATGAAGGCGGAGGATCCGTCCGCACTCATACGGGAGTTTCGCGCCTGA
- a CDS encoding S9 family peptidase produces MKAVAFLHTLSATMTLTATAFAFDRSPTPPSAEKKPKDVSIHGDSRIDEYFWLRERENPAVLEYLKAENAYTEAVMKPSVELQDRLYREIIGRIQETDVTVPSRFGDFVYYTRTVQGLQYRIHCRRPAGDANGAEQVILDVNELAKGEKFMSIGHFEVSDDGRFLAYSVDRTGARNYEVRIKNLVTGENVPQEVGVVSSLEWASGGDALVVSREEPETKRSIRIESIHLPTGTVTVLAEEPDEKFDIYVARSRDLQWFMLVSQSKTTTEVHVLPCDKPFDKPALIASRREGHEYHVDHRKGRFYIRTNSGAKNFRICTAPVSNPGEANWSELVAHNASVKIDDIDLFEEYAVINERENGLPHLRVLDFRNDRKGRIVLPESVYEVTPGENHEFAATTYRLKYQSPTTPLSVYDYDFLTGRLTLLKETPVPGGFDRTAYACERLAAKAKDGTAIPMTVVYRKDKRTNGPKPLYLYAYGSYGIPMPVTFSPRRLSLLDRGVIFVIAHIRGGGEMGEEWHDQGKMAVKMNTFTDFISCAEDLISRRYTTSQELVINGGSAGGLLMGAVVNLRPDLFKAAIYDVPFVDVLNTMLDDTLPLTTAEYLEWGNPNVPEEYQWMRAYSPYDNVKQQAYPDILINVSINDSNVPYWEGAKLAARIRDQKTSPSLVLLKTNLDAGHGGASGRYDAIKEAAFVYAFALTALGINE; encoded by the coding sequence ATGAAAGCAGTCGCCTTCCTGCACACGCTCTCCGCCACGATGACCCTCACCGCCACCGCCTTTGCCTTTGATCGCAGCCCCACGCCTCCGTCCGCTGAGAAAAAGCCCAAGGACGTCTCAATTCACGGGGACTCGCGGATCGACGAGTATTTTTGGCTCCGTGAACGCGAGAACCCGGCCGTCCTGGAATACCTGAAAGCGGAGAATGCCTACACGGAGGCCGTGATGAAACCCTCCGTCGAACTGCAGGATCGGCTTTATCGTGAAATCATTGGGCGAATTCAGGAAACCGACGTGACAGTGCCGTCCCGTTTCGGCGACTTCGTTTACTACACCAGAACTGTCCAGGGTCTCCAATACCGGATCCACTGTCGCCGCCCTGCTGGCGATGCGAACGGCGCCGAACAGGTGATCCTCGATGTCAATGAACTTGCGAAGGGCGAGAAGTTCATGTCCATCGGCCACTTTGAAGTGAGCGATGACGGGCGTTTCCTGGCGTATTCGGTCGACCGCACCGGAGCGCGCAACTACGAGGTCCGCATCAAGAACCTGGTAACAGGTGAGAATGTGCCGCAAGAGGTCGGCGTTGTGAGCAGCCTGGAATGGGCAAGTGGAGGCGACGCGCTCGTGGTCTCTCGTGAAGAACCCGAGACAAAACGCTCCATTCGTATCGAGAGCATCCACCTTCCCACCGGCACGGTCACCGTTCTTGCGGAGGAACCAGACGAGAAGTTCGACATCTACGTCGCCCGCAGCCGCGACCTGCAGTGGTTCATGCTGGTCTCCCAGAGCAAGACAACGACAGAGGTGCACGTCCTGCCTTGCGACAAGCCGTTCGACAAGCCCGCATTGATCGCATCGCGGCGCGAGGGACACGAGTACCACGTCGACCATCGGAAAGGCCGTTTCTACATCCGAACCAACAGCGGGGCGAAGAACTTCAGGATCTGCACGGCCCCCGTGTCCAACCCGGGCGAGGCGAACTGGTCGGAACTGGTGGCGCACAACGCGTCGGTGAAGATCGATGACATCGATCTGTTCGAAGAGTATGCGGTCATCAATGAACGCGAAAACGGTCTTCCCCATCTGCGCGTCCTCGACTTCCGGAACGACCGCAAAGGGCGCATTGTTCTGCCTGAATCGGTTTATGAAGTGACACCAGGGGAGAACCACGAGTTCGCCGCCACCACCTACCGGTTGAAGTATCAGTCACCGACCACGCCGCTCTCGGTCTACGACTACGATTTTCTCACCGGAAGACTTACTCTGCTGAAAGAGACACCCGTCCCAGGCGGCTTTGACCGGACGGCCTATGCCTGTGAGCGATTGGCCGCGAAAGCGAAGGATGGGACTGCGATCCCGATGACCGTGGTTTACAGAAAGGACAAGCGCACGAATGGCCCAAAGCCGCTCTACCTCTACGCCTACGGTTCCTACGGGATACCAATGCCCGTCACCTTCTCTCCTCGGCGCCTCAGTCTTCTGGACCGAGGTGTGATCTTTGTGATCGCCCATATCCGTGGCGGTGGGGAGATGGGTGAAGAATGGCATGACCAGGGCAAGATGGCGGTGAAGATGAACACGTTTACCGATTTCATCAGCTGCGCCGAAGACCTCATCTCCCGCCGGTACACGACCAGCCAGGAACTTGTGATCAACGGCGGAAGTGCAGGCGGTCTCCTGATGGGAGCGGTCGTTAATCTCCGCCCCGACCTCTTCAAGGCCGCAATTTACGACGTTCCGTTCGTCGACGTGCTCAACACGATGTTGGACGACACCCTCCCGCTCACGACAGCCGAGTACCTGGAATGGGGCAACCCGAACGTGCCTGAGGAATACCAATGGATGCGCGCCTATTCGCCCTACGACAATGTTAAGCAGCAGGCCTACCCGGATATCCTCATCAATGTCTCCATCAACGACAGTAACGTACCGTACTGGGAAGGCGCCAAGCTGGCTGCCAGGATTAGGGACCAAAAGACATCCCCGTCCCTGGTTCTCCTCAAGACCAACCTCGATGCCGGGCACGGCGGTGCATCGGGGCGGTACGACGCCATCAAGGAAGCCGCCTTCGTCTATGCCTTCGCCCTGACGGCCTTGGGCATTAACGAGTAG
- the rsmA gene encoding 16S rRNA (adenine(1518)-N(6)/adenine(1519)-N(6))-dimethyltransferase RsmA, with the protein MPLTPSETRELLSKLQHFPRKALGQNFLVDGNIVRKSIELAGVIPGDRVVEVGPGLGTLTSALLGAGAEVWAVEFDSRLHAHLKEHLAPAYPETFHLLEGDAVEHPLANLDPSRGDFKIVANLPYAISTPWMDSVLSGPLPVRLVLMLQLEAAQRYVAGPGTKLRSAISVFLQAAYEAAPGHKVAAACFHPRPDVESFLLHLVRRPTPFVFTPAIRTLIRSCFQQRRKQLGALLRDRLPEGGRKWFEMIEVQGLGARSRAEELPTELWQTLQDLYPHLSNPLPVP; encoded by the coding sequence ATGCCGTTGACACCGTCTGAAACGAGGGAACTGCTCTCGAAGCTCCAGCACTTTCCCAGGAAGGCGCTCGGGCAAAACTTCCTCGTAGACGGCAACATCGTTCGCAAATCGATCGAACTGGCCGGAGTTATCCCAGGCGACCGTGTCGTGGAGGTGGGACCCGGCCTGGGTACCCTAACCTCCGCGCTCCTTGGCGCAGGAGCAGAGGTGTGGGCGGTCGAGTTTGACTCACGTCTCCACGCTCACCTTAAGGAACACCTGGCACCTGCATATCCTGAGACGTTCCACCTCCTGGAGGGCGACGCAGTCGAGCACCCCCTGGCGAATCTCGACCCGAGCCGCGGCGACTTCAAGATTGTTGCAAATCTGCCCTATGCAATCAGCACGCCCTGGATGGACTCCGTCCTCTCGGGCCCCCTACCCGTCCGCTTGGTGCTCATGCTTCAGCTCGAAGCCGCGCAACGCTACGTTGCCGGTCCAGGCACTAAATTGAGAAGCGCAATCTCGGTGTTCCTGCAGGCTGCCTATGAAGCCGCACCAGGCCATAAGGTCGCCGCGGCGTGCTTCCACCCAAGACCGGACGTGGAGTCTTTTCTCCTTCATCTGGTGAGGCGTCCCACACCCTTTGTATTCACCCCGGCCATACGCACCTTGATACGGTCCTGCTTTCAGCAGCGCCGCAAGCAGCTCGGTGCCCTCCTTCGTGACAGATTGCCCGAGGGAGGCCGAAAGTGGTTTGAGATGATTGAAGTCCAGGGGCTCGGAGCCCGCAGCCGGGCTGAAGAACTCCCCACTGAGCTTTGGCAGACGCTTCAGGATCTCTACCCTCATCTTTCCAATCCATTGCCTGTCCCATGA
- a CDS encoding cbb3-type cytochrome c oxidase subunit I, with product MASQTSLAASFHPATTAEQVKRAELSEIDASTKTPVLCFLGTAVFWLMVGTLFALISSFKMHTPSFFGDVEWLTFGRARTAHLNLVIFGWAANAAFATAIWLMARLSRSLVQHSNVLMAAGAFWNVGVALGVFGILRGDSTSIEWLEIPPYATPLLFVAYALIGAWGVITFRFGRSQHIYVSQWYLLAALFWFPWLYSVAQIMLIFAPARGTVQALVNWWFAHNVLGLWFTPIGLAAVYYFLPKVLGKPIHSYYLSVLGFWSLALFYNWAGVHHLVGGPVPAWVQTAGIAASFMMVIPVVVTAINHHLTMIGSFGALKYSPTLRFTVFGAVNYTLSSLIGSAMADRNVAEITHFTQFTVAHAHHGMYAFFTMVMFGGIYYMMPRILLREWPSARLISWHFWFTAIGILIMVLALSIGGVDQGINLNTADEQGNVVGFMQVIELLKAYLLTRSVSGILITIGHIAFAVNFTWMLLRPKAPADTAPTLFANPPQMEVTR from the coding sequence ATGGCTTCGCAAACCAGTCTGGCAGCCTCTTTTCACCCGGCGACAACCGCTGAACAGGTGAAGCGGGCCGAACTGAGCGAGATCGATGCGTCCACCAAGACCCCTGTGCTTTGTTTCCTTGGCACTGCGGTTTTCTGGCTGATGGTCGGCACGCTCTTCGCGCTCATCTCCTCATTCAAGATGCATACCCCGAGTTTCTTCGGGGATGTGGAGTGGCTCACCTTCGGGCGTGCGCGTACCGCGCACCTGAATCTGGTCATTTTCGGCTGGGCCGCGAATGCAGCGTTTGCCACCGCGATCTGGTTGATGGCCCGGTTGTCGCGCTCGCTCGTTCAGCATTCGAATGTCCTCATGGCAGCGGGCGCATTTTGGAATGTGGGCGTGGCACTTGGCGTGTTCGGTATTCTCCGTGGCGACTCGACGTCGATCGAGTGGCTTGAGATTCCACCGTATGCGACCCCGCTGTTGTTCGTGGCGTATGCATTGATCGGTGCCTGGGGAGTGATCACTTTCCGCTTTGGCCGTTCGCAGCATATCTACGTTTCCCAATGGTACCTGCTTGCAGCACTTTTCTGGTTCCCGTGGCTGTATTCGGTCGCGCAGATCATGCTCATCTTCGCGCCGGCCCGCGGTACGGTGCAGGCTCTCGTCAATTGGTGGTTTGCCCACAATGTGCTAGGCTTGTGGTTTACTCCGATCGGACTTGCTGCTGTGTATTATTTTCTGCCGAAGGTGTTGGGTAAGCCGATTCACAGCTATTACCTTTCGGTGCTTGGTTTCTGGTCGTTGGCGCTCTTCTACAACTGGGCGGGCGTTCATCATCTGGTGGGCGGGCCTGTTCCCGCCTGGGTGCAGACCGCCGGTATCGCGGCCAGCTTCATGATGGTGATCCCTGTGGTCGTTACGGCGATCAACCACCACCTCACGATGATCGGTAGCTTCGGCGCATTGAAATACAGCCCCACGCTTCGCTTCACGGTTTTCGGCGCCGTCAACTACACGCTCTCGAGCTTGATCGGGTCTGCCATGGCTGACCGGAATGTGGCCGAGATCACTCACTTTACGCAGTTCACGGTCGCGCATGCCCATCATGGCATGTACGCATTCTTCACAATGGTGATGTTTGGCGGCATCTACTACATGATGCCGCGCATCCTCCTGCGTGAGTGGCCGTCGGCGCGGCTGATTTCCTGGCATTTCTGGTTTACCGCCATCGGTATCCTGATCATGGTGCTGGCGCTATCGATTGGAGGTGTTGATCAGGGTATCAACCTCAATACTGCTGACGAACAGGGCAATGTGGTTGGTTTCATGCAGGTGATTGAGTTGCTTAAGGCGTACCTGCTGACGCGAAGCGTTTCTGGAATTCTAATTACAATTGGGCACATCGCTTTCGCCGTGAATTTCACGTGGATGCTGCTGCGTCCAAAAGCACCTGCTGATACAGCCCCGACCTTGTTTGCCAATCCGCCTCAGATGGAGGTCACTCGATGA